The following are encoded in a window of Lichenicola cladoniae genomic DNA:
- a CDS encoding ABC transporter ATP-binding protein: MSATAPLIETKHLSKHYQVGSALRGKQTLRAVDDVSLAVRPGETLGLVGESGCGKSTLGRCLLRLTDITDGAIEFEGRDITRARETTLRPMRPRMQMVFQDSYASLNPRRRVGDLIAEPLRVHRGPNGRRTRSEISDRLHELTNLVGLPASALERYPHEFSGGQRQRINIARALALSPRLVVADEPVSALDVSIQAQIVNLFMDLQDRLGLTYVFIAHDLSVVRQIATRVAVMYLGSVVELGDADTVLHSPAHPYTAALISAVPEPVVGLASRRTLLTGDVPSPISPPPGCRFHTRCPIAQPRCRTDVPALRDLGDGRQAACHFPLN; this comes from the coding sequence ATGAGTGCCACGGCCCCGCTGATCGAGACGAAGCACCTGTCGAAGCATTACCAGGTCGGCAGCGCGTTGCGCGGCAAGCAGACATTGCGGGCAGTGGACGACGTCTCTCTTGCGGTCCGGCCGGGCGAGACGCTCGGGCTGGTTGGCGAGTCCGGTTGCGGCAAGTCCACGCTCGGCCGCTGCCTACTGCGCCTTACCGACATCACCGACGGCGCGATCGAGTTCGAGGGACGCGACATTACCCGCGCTCGCGAGACCACGCTCCGGCCGATGCGGCCACGCATGCAGATGGTGTTCCAGGACAGCTATGCGTCGCTGAACCCGCGCCGGCGCGTGGGCGACCTGATCGCCGAGCCGCTACGCGTGCATCGCGGTCCGAACGGCCGGCGCACCCGGTCCGAGATCAGTGACCGGCTGCACGAGTTGACTAACCTGGTCGGACTGCCGGCGTCGGCGCTCGAGCGCTATCCGCACGAGTTCTCCGGCGGCCAGCGCCAGCGCATCAACATCGCCCGCGCCCTGGCATTGTCGCCGCGACTGGTGGTGGCCGACGAGCCGGTCTCGGCGCTGGACGTCTCGATCCAGGCGCAGATCGTCAACCTGTTCATGGATCTGCAGGACCGGCTCGGGCTGACCTACGTGTTCATCGCCCACGATCTCAGCGTGGTGCGCCAGATCGCGACGCGGGTGGCGGTGATGTATCTCGGCTCGGTGGTCGAGCTCGGCGACGCCGACACGGTGCTGCACAGCCCGGCGCATCCCTATACCGCGGCGCTGATCTCCGCCGTCCCGGAGCCGGTGGTCGGGCTGGCGTCACGCCGCACGCTGCTGACCGGCGACGTGCCGAGCCCGATCTCGCCGCCGCCCGGTTGCCGGTTCCACACGCGCTGCCCGATCGCGCAGCCGCGCTGCCGCACCGACGTGCCGGCATTGCGCGATCTCGGCGACGGGCGCCAGGCCGCCTGCCATTTTCCGCTGAACTGA
- a CDS encoding YaiI/YqxD family protein has product MSTSVRPIRIFIDADACPVKAEIYRVADRYRLHVFVVSNSLIAAPMSLLIERVVVEAGPDVADDWIAERAERGDIVITADVPLASRCVKTGAEVIGPTGRRFDTDSIGMTLATRNLMDDLRSAGQMTGGPKPFSQKDRSAFLGALDTAVARLRKAGFTSG; this is encoded by the coding sequence ATGAGCACTTCCGTCCGCCCCATCCGAATTTTCATCGATGCCGATGCCTGCCCGGTCAAGGCGGAGATCTACCGTGTTGCCGATCGGTACCGGCTGCATGTATTCGTGGTGTCCAACAGCCTGATCGCGGCGCCGATGTCGCTGCTGATCGAGCGGGTGGTGGTGGAGGCCGGGCCGGACGTGGCGGATGACTGGATCGCCGAACGCGCCGAACGCGGCGATATCGTCATCACCGCCGACGTGCCGCTGGCGTCGCGCTGCGTGAAGACCGGTGCCGAAGTGATCGGTCCCACCGGCCGGCGCTTCGACACTGACTCGATCGGCATGACGCTGGCGACGCGTAACCTGATGGACGATCTGCGGTCGGCCGGGCAGATGACCGGCGGTCCGAAACCGTTCTCGCAGAAAGACCGCTCGGCGTTCCTGGGTGCGCTGGATACCGCCGTCGCCCGTCTGCGCAAGGCCGGGTTCACGTCCGGCTGA
- a CDS encoding gluconokinase gives MTQKRILVIMGVSGSGKSSVALGLHDQLGWPFQEGDELHPKANVDKMSAGIPLDDADRAPWLVTCAAWIRARHDAGEGGLLTCSALKRSYRETLSQGLPDVWFLYLKVPEAVLKDRLAHRSHHYMPSSLLPTQLGTLEEPGPDEQALTVVAHDTVEATLQAVLERL, from the coding sequence ATGACGCAGAAACGTATCCTGGTGATCATGGGCGTGTCGGGCAGCGGCAAGTCGAGTGTGGCACTCGGACTGCACGACCAGCTTGGCTGGCCGTTCCAGGAGGGCGACGAGCTTCATCCGAAGGCCAATGTCGACAAGATGAGCGCCGGTATCCCGCTCGACGATGCCGATCGGGCGCCATGGCTGGTGACCTGCGCTGCCTGGATACGCGCCAGGCACGATGCCGGCGAGGGCGGGCTGCTGACGTGCTCGGCCCTGAAGCGCAGCTACCGCGAAACCCTGTCGCAAGGCCTGCCCGACGTCTGGTTCCTGTATCTCAAGGTGCCGGAAGCCGTGCTGAAGGACCGGCTCGCCCATCGTTCGCACCACTACATGCCGAGCAGCCTGTTGCCGACCCAGCTCGGCACGCTGGAAGAGCCCGGTCCGGACGAGCAGGCGCTGACGGTCGTGGCACACGACACCGTCGAGGCGACGCTCCAGGCCGTTCTCGAGCGGTTGTAG
- the rpiA gene encoding ribose 5-phosphate isomerase A, which yields MEIVTFGTHPVIDLAIDGADEIEHGTLNLIKGLGGALLREKIVVAAAKRMVVVADDRKMVHRLGEHTPVPVEVSPFGWESAAHQLGQLGARVTPRRSAQGQLFVTDGGNMILDCALGPIEDPAATEQAIRAIVGVFECGLFIGRSSLALVAGQGGVVRYEVS from the coding sequence ATCGAGATCGTCACCTTCGGCACGCATCCGGTCATCGACCTGGCCATCGACGGTGCCGACGAGATCGAGCACGGCACGCTGAACCTGATCAAGGGGCTCGGCGGCGCCCTGCTGCGCGAGAAGATCGTCGTCGCTGCGGCAAAGCGCATGGTCGTGGTTGCCGACGACCGGAAGATGGTGCACCGGCTCGGCGAGCATACGCCGGTGCCCGTCGAAGTTTCGCCGTTCGGCTGGGAGTCGGCGGCACATCAGCTCGGACAACTCGGTGCGCGCGTGACCCCGCGGCGGAGCGCGCAGGGCCAGTTGTTCGTGACCGACGGCGGCAACATGATCCTCGATTGTGCATTGGGACCGATCGAGGATCCCGCCGCCACCGAGCAGGCGATCCGCGCGATCGTCGGCGTGTTCGAGTGCGGGCTGTTCATCGGTCGTTCATCGCTGGCACTCGTCGCCGGACAGGGCGGCGTCGTCCGCTACGAGGTTTCATGA
- the pgl gene encoding 6-phosphogluconolactonase yields the protein MSQDACNGRVEILADAEAVAVAAADFLTAQAVAKQGPFVIALSGGSTPKRLYEILASSAYASRFPWDRVQLFFGDERFVPPGDESSNYHMTNLALLSKVPVPSANVHRMPTDGDPADAAARYQRELHTQYGAVTLESGRPLFDVVLLGLGENGHTASLFPRTDILQETQAWVGTCVPDDAPHTRLSLTYPAIASSRFVVFLVAGAGKADVVKAVRGGDTDLPSTHITTDGELIWMLDKAAAGTVSNG from the coding sequence TTGAGCCAGGATGCATGCAACGGCCGGGTCGAGATCCTGGCCGACGCGGAAGCGGTGGCGGTCGCTGCCGCGGACTTCCTGACCGCACAGGCAGTGGCGAAGCAGGGGCCGTTCGTCATCGCGCTCTCGGGCGGATCGACACCGAAGCGGCTCTACGAGATCCTGGCCAGTTCCGCCTATGCGTCGCGGTTTCCGTGGGATCGTGTGCAGCTGTTCTTCGGCGATGAACGTTTCGTGCCGCCCGGGGATGAGTCCAGCAACTACCACATGACCAATCTCGCGCTGTTGTCCAAGGTGCCGGTGCCATCGGCGAACGTGCACCGGATGCCGACCGACGGCGATCCGGCGGATGCGGCTGCACGCTATCAGCGCGAACTGCATACCCAGTATGGCGCCGTGACGTTGGAATCGGGCCGTCCGCTGTTCGACGTAGTGCTGCTTGGCCTGGGCGAGAACGGCCATACGGCGTCGCTGTTCCCCCGCACGGACATCCTGCAGGAGACCCAGGCCTGGGTCGGCACCTGCGTTCCGGACGACGCGCCGCACACCCGGCTGAGCCTTACCTATCCCGCCATCGCCAGCAGCCGCTTCGTGGTGTTCCTGGTCGCCGGTGCCGGCAAGGCGGATGTGGTCAAGGCGGTTCGCGGTGGCGACACGGATTTGCCGTCGACCCATATCACGACGGATGGCGAGCTGATCTGGATGCTCGACAAGGCCGCCGCCGGCACGGTCTCGAATGGCTGA
- a CDS encoding Cof-type HAD-IIB family hydrolase has translation MADLQKISLVLADVDGTLVTKDKLLTERAIRAVQELRRRGIRFAITSGRPPKGANMLIAPLGITEPIAGFNGGLFVKPDLTIIEAKTLPRDAAEKTVQILLDHKVDVWVYSGEDWLVHDNKAPHVSREEWTVKFPPKVVKDFGAALDSVVKIVGISDDLELMKKVEKDAQEALGNTASAARSQPYYLDVTHPDANKGGVVTSLERMLGVKASEIATLGDQPNDVLMFKKSGMSIAMGQASDEVKSQATYVSDSAEDEGFAKAIERYVLGEAS, from the coding sequence ATGGCCGACCTGCAGAAAATCAGCCTGGTCCTGGCGGATGTCGACGGCACGCTGGTCACCAAGGACAAGCTGCTGACCGAGCGCGCCATCCGTGCGGTGCAGGAACTACGCCGGCGCGGCATCCGGTTCGCGATCACCAGCGGTCGTCCGCCCAAGGGTGCCAACATGCTGATCGCCCCGCTCGGAATTACCGAGCCGATCGCCGGCTTCAATGGCGGGCTGTTCGTGAAGCCGGACCTCACCATCATCGAGGCCAAGACCCTGCCGAGGGATGCGGCCGAAAAGACCGTGCAGATCCTGCTCGATCACAAGGTCGATGTCTGGGTCTATAGCGGCGAGGACTGGCTGGTCCACGACAACAAGGCGCCGCATGTTTCGCGCGAGGAATGGACGGTGAAATTCCCGCCCAAGGTCGTGAAGGATTTCGGCGCCGCACTCGATAGTGTCGTCAAGATCGTCGGCATCAGCGACGATCTCGAGCTGATGAAGAAGGTCGAGAAGGACGCCCAGGAAGCACTGGGCAACACCGCTTCCGCGGCGCGGTCGCAGCCCTACTATCTCGACGTCACCCATCCCGACGCGAACAAGGGCGGTGTCGTGACAAGCCTGGAACGGATGCTCGGTGTGAAGGCGTCCGAGATCGCCACGCTCGGCGACCAGCCGAACGACGTTCTGATGTTCAAGAAGAGCGGCATGTCGATCGCGATGGGCCAGGCGAGCGATGAGGTGAAGTCGCAGGCGACCTATGTCAGCGACTCCGCTGAGGATGAGGGCTTCGCCAAGGCGATCGAGCGTTACGTGCTGGGAGAGGCGTCTTGA
- a CDS encoding Cof-type HAD-IIB family hydrolase, whose translation MIIPPRAPASSRISLLVSDIDGTLINGHKEVTPATLAAIAKLREAGVRLCLVSSRSVRGMQMYMHAIGNDTPSAGLNGGEIVDAGGTVLETQSLDADVARLTVETLTTNHVDAWAFTGREWLIRDIAAPYVPRERKAVQFEPTVVDSFEPYIDRIGKIMGATTDYPLLERMEIELQTMLGDRVSSRRSSPWYLDVTHPLANKGRAAHRLAALLGVDPSEMACIGDMDNDISMLSTASLSVAMGNAPEQVAASAHFLTGTNEQDGWAEAVETLILPRAAGRAVGET comes from the coding sequence ATGATCATTCCCCCGCGCGCGCCGGCTTCGTCGCGGATCAGCCTGCTGGTGTCCGATATCGACGGGACCCTGATCAACGGCCATAAGGAAGTCACCCCGGCCACCCTCGCCGCGATCGCGAAGCTGCGTGAAGCAGGCGTCAGGCTGTGCCTGGTGAGCAGCCGTTCGGTGCGCGGGATGCAGATGTATATGCATGCGATCGGCAACGATACGCCGTCGGCCGGCCTGAACGGCGGCGAGATCGTCGACGCAGGCGGGACGGTTCTCGAAACCCAGTCGCTCGATGCCGACGTCGCACGGCTGACCGTGGAGACGCTGACCACCAATCATGTCGATGCGTGGGCCTTCACCGGACGGGAATGGCTGATCCGCGACATCGCCGCGCCGTATGTTCCGCGTGAGCGCAAGGCAGTGCAGTTCGAGCCGACCGTCGTGGATTCGTTCGAGCCCTATATCGACCGGATCGGCAAGATCATGGGCGCCACGACCGACTATCCGCTACTCGAGCGCATGGAGATCGAGCTGCAGACGATGCTCGGCGACCGGGTCAGTTCGCGTCGCTCGTCTCCCTGGTATCTCGACGTGACCCACCCGCTGGCCAACAAGGGCCGCGCGGCGCACCGGCTTGCGGCCCTGCTGGGGGTCGATCCGTCCGAGATGGCCTGCATCGGCGACATGGACAACGACATCTCGATGCTGAGCACCGCTTCCCTGTCGGTCGCCATGGGCAACGCTCCCGAACAGGTCGCTGCCTCGGCACATTTCCTGACCGGTACGAACGAGCAGGATGGCTGGGCCGAAGCGGTGGAAACACTGATCCTTCCCCGGGCAGCCGGGCGCGCGGTGGGAGAGACATAA
- the zwf gene encoding glucose-6-phosphate dehydrogenase → MVIFGGGGDLTRRLLIPAIYNLVGSQLLDEGFSIIAVDWSDLDTETLRSQLGETMRQFVAQRRSSASELHEADWEWLSQRISFLRGGFDDSQTYQTLSSLCGVGNCVFYLAVAARFFAPIVGQLEAAGLTRETESRFRRVVVEKPFGSDLISARALNAQLRNALEESQIYRIDHYLGKETVQNILALRFSNGFFEPLWNRQNIDHVQITAAETVGVEKRGRFYETTGALRDMVPNHIMQLLAMVAMEAPISFDADAVRDEKSKVLAAVHPITANDIVRGQYTAGSIAGRALAGYRDEPDVAPDSQAESFIAMKLSIDNWRWAGVPFYVRTGKRLALRKTEIAIHFKQAPYALFRETPVEKLTPNIMVLQIQPTEGVTMQFSAKMPGPTVKLGGVRMKFDYADWFQEGPSTGYETLIYDCLIGDATLFQRADNVEAGWKVVQPAIEAWKDGGRNAQSKLQFYAAGKAGPDAADALLARDGRHWLRLNG, encoded by the coding sequence ATGGTGATCTTCGGTGGCGGCGGCGACCTGACCCGCCGACTGCTTATCCCGGCGATCTACAATCTCGTCGGGTCGCAGTTGCTCGACGAGGGCTTCTCGATCATCGCCGTGGACTGGTCGGACCTCGATACCGAGACGCTGCGCAGCCAGCTCGGCGAAACCATGCGCCAGTTCGTGGCGCAGCGCCGCTCCAGCGCGTCCGAACTGCACGAAGCGGACTGGGAATGGCTGAGCCAGCGCATTTCCTTCCTGCGTGGCGGCTTCGACGACAGCCAGACCTACCAGACGCTGTCCAGCTTGTGCGGCGTCGGCAACTGCGTGTTCTATCTGGCGGTGGCAGCACGGTTCTTCGCCCCGATCGTCGGGCAGCTCGAAGCGGCCGGATTGACCCGAGAGACCGAAAGCCGGTTCAGGCGGGTCGTCGTGGAGAAGCCGTTCGGCTCCGACCTGATCTCCGCACGCGCGTTGAATGCCCAGTTGCGCAACGCCCTCGAAGAAAGCCAGATCTACCGGATCGATCATTACCTCGGTAAGGAAACCGTCCAGAATATCCTGGCTCTGCGGTTCTCCAACGGGTTCTTCGAACCACTTTGGAACCGCCAGAATATCGACCATGTCCAGATCACCGCCGCCGAGACGGTCGGTGTCGAGAAGCGCGGGCGCTTCTATGAAACGACCGGCGCGTTGCGGGACATGGTGCCGAACCACATCATGCAGTTGCTGGCGATGGTGGCCATGGAAGCGCCGATCTCGTTCGACGCCGATGCAGTGCGGGACGAGAAGTCGAAGGTGCTGGCGGCCGTGCATCCCATTACCGCCAACGACATCGTGCGGGGGCAATATACCGCCGGTAGCATCGCCGGCCGGGCACTTGCCGGATACCGGGACGAGCCGGATGTCGCACCAGACTCGCAGGCGGAAAGCTTCATCGCGATGAAGCTCTCGATCGATAATTGGCGCTGGGCCGGCGTGCCGTTCTATGTGCGTACCGGCAAGCGGCTGGCCCTGCGCAAGACCGAGATCGCGATCCATTTCAAGCAGGCGCCGTATGCATTGTTCCGCGAAACCCCGGTCGAGAAGCTGACGCCCAACATCATGGTGCTGCAGATCCAGCCGACCGAGGGCGTGACCATGCAGTTCTCGGCCAAGATGCCGGGGCCGACCGTGAAGCTCGGCGGTGTCCGGATGAAATTCGATTATGCGGACTGGTTCCAGGAAGGACCCAGCACCGGCTACGAGACGCTGATCTACGACTGCCTGATCGGCGATGCGACCTTGTTCCAGCGGGCCGACAACGTCGAGGCCGGCTGGAAGGTCGTGCAGCCGGCGATCGAGGCCTGGAAAGACGGTGGCCGGAACGCGCAGAGCAAGCTGCAATTCTATGCCGCCGGCAAGGCGGGCCCCGATGCCGCGGATGCGTTGCTGGCCCGGGATGGGCGCCACTGGTTGAGGTTGAACGGATGA
- the gnd gene encoding phosphogluconate dehydrogenase (NAD(+)-dependent, decarboxylating) has translation MQIGIIGLGKMGGNISVRLSRHGHEVVLFDRDQAVVSAVHGRSEKSLEATGLQDLVSKLNAPRIVWVMLPAGKITEDTVDTLSGLLESGDIIIDGGNSYYKDDIRRARTLREKNIHYVDVGTSGGVHGLDRGYCMMIGGAKEAVDHIDPILSVLAPGIGDVERTAGREGGHLDPRAEQGYLHCGPAGSGHFVKMVHNGIEYGMMQAFSEGFDVLRNKNSGDLPEHERFDLNMPDIAEVWRRGSVVSSWLLDLCANALTKNETLSDYTGQVADSGEGRWTIEAAIEEAVPVPVLSQALFTRFRSRSGNNFGEKLLSAMRFQFGGHIEQHLTEKKHGSEVSEKKE, from the coding sequence ATGCAGATCGGCATCATCGGACTTGGCAAGATGGGCGGGAACATCTCGGTCCGTCTCTCGCGACATGGACATGAGGTCGTTCTGTTCGATCGGGACCAGGCGGTCGTCTCCGCCGTGCATGGCCGCTCCGAGAAGAGCCTGGAGGCCACCGGCCTGCAGGACCTCGTGTCCAAGCTCAACGCGCCTCGCATCGTCTGGGTGATGCTGCCGGCCGGCAAGATCACCGAGGACACCGTCGACACCTTGTCCGGCCTGCTCGAGTCTGGCGACATCATCATCGATGGCGGCAACAGCTACTACAAGGACGACATCCGCCGCGCCCGGACGCTGCGCGAGAAGAACATCCACTATGTCGATGTCGGCACATCGGGCGGCGTGCATGGCCTGGATCGTGGCTACTGCATGATGATCGGCGGCGCGAAGGAGGCGGTCGACCATATCGACCCGATCCTGTCGGTGCTGGCGCCGGGCATCGGCGATGTCGAGCGTACCGCCGGTCGCGAGGGCGGTCATCTCGATCCGCGCGCCGAGCAGGGCTACCTGCATTGCGGTCCGGCCGGCTCCGGGCATTTCGTCAAGATGGTCCATAACGGCATCGAATACGGCATGATGCAGGCCTTCTCGGAAGGCTTCGACGTTCTGCGCAACAAGAACTCGGGCGACCTTCCCGAGCATGAGCGCTTCGACCTGAACATGCCCGATATCGCCGAAGTCTGGCGGCGCGGCAGCGTCGTGTCGTCCTGGCTGCTCGATCTGTGCGCCAATGCGCTGACCAAGAACGAGACGCTCTCGGACTATACCGGACAGGTGGCCGATTCCGGCGAAGGTCGATGGACCATCGAGGCGGCGATCGAGGAAGCGGTGCCGGTCCCGGTGCTGAGTCAGGCGCTGTTCACACGGTTCCGCAGCCGTTCGGGCAACAATTTCGGCGAGAAGCTGCTGTCGGCAATGCGCTTCCAGTTCGGCGGCCATATCGAGCAGCACCTGACCGAGAAGAAGCACGGCAGCGAGGTGTCGGAAAAGAAGGAATAG
- a CDS encoding bifunctional transaldolase/phosoglucose isomerase — MNVVQKPPGAQDAGNPLQALEKFHQSPWLDFIQRSFIENGSLAKLVGDDRLKGVTSNPAIFEKAMGHGTDYDDQFKKIVAAGNTDASEIYETLAIDDIRAAADVLKPVWDETKGLDGYVSLEVSPYLGLRTEPTIIEARRLWKAVGKPNLMVKIPGTDAGVPAIRQVISEGININVTLLFSIDAYKKVLEAYISGLEERHKNGGDITHIASVASFFVSRIDGLIDKAIDTRLAANDKDSEILKTLRGKVAIANAKLAYQHYVEVSAGPRWQALKAIGANPQRLLWASTGTKDKAYSDVLYVEELIGADTVNTMPPATMDAFRDHGTARNSITEDVEGAKHVLAEAERLGLDLTGVTNKLVKDGVDSFADSFDALLGAVAAKKAEMAGDTVAASVFKLPKDLDDAVKASLEDWRKSGKVRALWEREASVWTGTDEASWLRWLDIVGDRIEGLDALTAFQAEVKEKAFSHVLLLGMGGSSLGPEVLAETFGQRAGFPELHVLDSTDPQQVASFEAKVDLAKTLVIVSSKSGGTLEPNILKAYFFDKMQKAVGDKAGSHFVAITDPGSHMEDVATKDGFWKIFHGEKAIGGRYSVLSNFGIVPAAAIGLDLAEFLSNADRMVKACSAGTPPGQNPGVLLGALLGVGAKLGHDKVTIVASPGIADLGAWLEQLLAESTGKDGKGIIPIEGETLGAPSVYGSDRVFAYLRLTDSPDATQDAAIKALEAAGQPVVTISLASKMQIAQEFFRWEFATAVAGSILGINAFNQPDVEASKIETRKLTDAYASSGKLPAEAPFGTDGDFSFFADETNAAALKGGSLEAVVKAHFARAKAGDYAALLAYIERDSTTIAWIQKARLAIRDAKHVATAAEFGPRFLHSTGQAYKGGPNSGVFLQITADDKADLAVPGETYSFSVVKAAQARGDFDVLAERGRRALRVHIKGNLSAGLERLGSAIASAVA, encoded by the coding sequence ATGAACGTCGTCCAGAAACCACCCGGCGCACAGGATGCCGGCAATCCGCTGCAGGCGCTCGAGAAGTTCCACCAGTCGCCATGGCTCGACTTCATCCAGCGCTCGTTCATCGAGAATGGCAGCCTTGCCAAGCTGGTCGGCGACGACCGGCTCAAGGGGGTCACCTCGAACCCCGCGATCTTCGAGAAGGCCATGGGTCATGGCACCGACTATGACGACCAGTTCAAGAAGATCGTCGCGGCAGGCAATACCGATGCCTCCGAGATCTACGAGACGCTGGCGATCGACGACATCCGCGCCGCCGCAGACGTGCTGAAGCCTGTCTGGGACGAGACGAAAGGGCTGGACGGTTACGTCAGCCTCGAGGTTTCCCCCTATCTCGGCCTGCGCACCGAGCCGACCATCATCGAGGCCCGTCGCCTCTGGAAAGCGGTCGGCAAGCCGAACCTGATGGTCAAGATCCCGGGCACCGACGCGGGCGTGCCGGCGATCCGCCAGGTCATTTCCGAGGGTATCAACATCAACGTAACGTTGCTGTTCTCGATCGATGCCTACAAGAAGGTTCTGGAGGCCTACATCTCCGGCCTCGAGGAGCGCCACAAGAATGGCGGTGACATCACCCACATCGCTTCGGTCGCCAGCTTCTTCGTCAGCCGGATCGACGGGCTGATCGACAAGGCGATCGACACGCGCCTGGCTGCCAACGACAAGGACAGCGAGATCCTCAAGACCCTGCGCGGCAAGGTGGCGATCGCCAATGCCAAGCTGGCCTACCAGCATTACGTCGAGGTCAGCGCCGGCCCGCGCTGGCAGGCTCTCAAGGCCATCGGTGCAAACCCGCAGCGCCTGCTCTGGGCCTCGACCGGCACCAAGGACAAGGCCTACAGCGACGTGCTGTATGTCGAGGAGCTGATCGGCGCCGACACCGTGAACACCATGCCGCCGGCAACCATGGATGCGTTCCGCGACCATGGCACCGCGCGCAACTCGATCACCGAAGACGTAGAGGGCGCAAAGCACGTGCTTGCCGAAGCCGAGCGGCTCGGCCTCGACCTGACCGGTGTCACCAACAAGCTGGTCAAGGACGGCGTCGACTCGTTCGCGGACTCCTTCGACGCATTGCTCGGCGCGGTTGCCGCCAAAAAGGCCGAGATGGCCGGAGACACCGTTGCCGCCAGCGTCTTCAAGCTGCCCAAGGATCTCGATGACGCCGTCAAGGCGAGCCTCGAGGACTGGCGGAAGTCCGGCAAGGTTCGCGCCCTGTGGGAGCGCGAGGCATCGGTCTGGACCGGCACCGACGAGGCGAGCTGGCTCAGGTGGCTCGACATCGTCGGCGACCGGATCGAAGGCCTCGATGCGCTGACGGCGTTCCAGGCCGAAGTGAAGGAGAAGGCGTTTAGCCACGTGCTGCTGCTCGGCATGGGTGGTTCGAGCCTTGGGCCGGAAGTCCTGGCGGAGACATTCGGACAGCGTGCCGGCTTCCCGGAACTGCATGTGCTGGACAGCACCGACCCGCAGCAGGTCGCGAGCTTCGAGGCCAAGGTCGACCTGGCCAAGACATTAGTGATCGTCAGCTCCAAGTCGGGCGGTACCCTCGAGCCGAACATCCTGAAGGCCTACTTCTTCGACAAGATGCAGAAGGCCGTCGGCGACAAGGCCGGCAGCCACTTCGTTGCCATCACCGATCCTGGTTCGCACATGGAAGATGTCGCGACCAAGGACGGCTTCTGGAAGATCTTCCACGGCGAGAAAGCGATCGGCGGCCGGTATTCGGTGCTGTCGAACTTCGGCATCGTACCCGCGGCGGCGATCGGCCTCGATCTGGCCGAGTTCCTGTCGAACGCAGACCGCATGGTGAAGGCCTGCTCCGCCGGGACGCCGCCGGGCCAGAACCCCGGCGTGTTGCTGGGAGCCCTGCTCGGGGTCGGCGCCAAGCTCGGCCACGACAAGGTCACCATCGTCGCGTCACCGGGAATTGCCGACCTCGGCGCGTGGCTCGAGCAGCTCCTTGCCGAGTCCACCGGCAAGGACGGCAAGGGCATCATCCCGATCGAGGGCGAGACGCTCGGTGCGCCGTCGGTCTATGGCAGCGACCGGGTGTTTGCCTATCTGCGCCTAACCGATAGTCCCGATGCGACGCAGGACGCGGCGATCAAGGCGCTGGAGGCTGCCGGCCAGCCGGTCGTCACCATCTCGCTGGCATCGAAAATGCAGATTGCGCAGGAGTTCTTCCGCTGGGAGTTCGCCACCGCGGTGGCAGGGTCGATCCTCGGGATCAACGCGTTCAACCAGCCCGACGTCGAGGCCAGCAAGATCGAGACGCGCAAGCTGACCGATGCGTACGCCAGCAGCGGCAAGCTGCCGGCCGAGGCACCGTTCGGCACCGACGGCGATTTCAGCTTCTTCGCCGACGAGACCAACGCTGCCGCCCTCAAGGGTGGATCGTTGGAAGCGGTCGTGAAGGCGCACTTCGCACGGGCCAAGGCTGGCGACTATGCGGCGCTGCTCGCGTATATCGAGCGCGACTCTACGACGATCGCCTGGATCCAGAAGGCACGCCTGGCGATTCGCGACGCGAAGCACGTTGCCACGGCAGCAGAGTTCGGACCGCGGTTCCTGCACTCGACCGGTCAGGCCTACAAGGGCGGGCCGAACAGCGGCGTGTTCCTGCAGATCACTGCCGACGACAAGGCCGATCTTGCAGTGCCCGGCGAGACCTACAGCTTCAGCGTGGTCAAGGCAGCCCAGGCTCGCGGCGACTTCGACGTGCTGGCGGAGCGCGGACGTCGTGCGCTGCGCGTGCACATCAAGGGCAACCTGTCTGCCGGTCTGGAGCGGCTTGGCAGCGCGATCGCCAGCGCTGTCGCCTGA